The sequence GAATAGTTTGACACCAGTCATCACCTTTCTGCCCTTTCGAATGAGTGCTGCCATTTTGTCTCTTACGAGTTTGGACTTCTTGGGCTTGGGTGTGCCACCAGGGACACCCAGTCTTGGCGAGTTGCTCTCGCAGGGTAAAGGTAATTTAGATGCCTGGTGGATTTCGCTTTCCACTTTTATAGTCTTAGTAGCAACACTTCTTCTCTTAACCTTCATGGGGGAGGCATTGCGTAATGCTTTTGACTCACGTCAGTCAGGATCGATTGGTGGGGTACGATCATGAATGCCTTATTGCGCTACGAAGATCTGAGTATTTCTTTTGGAACAGGACGTCGTGAGAAGTTTGCCGTTAGCCATCTTGATCTGGAGATTGGGGTCGGCGAACGAGTGGCTTTAGTTGGTGAATCCGGTTCTGGTAAAACCTTAACGGCACTCGCCCCTTTAAGGCTTGAGCCCGAGGGCGCCAAGATGACAGGCAGAATTTGGTGGAGTGGCCAGGAAGATGCACAGCAACAGAGTGCGACCCAACCAGTCGATTTATTGTCATTGCCGATCGAGAGAATTCGTAGGATACGCGGACGTGAAATTGCTATGGTGTTTCAAGAGCCGATGACCGCTCTGAATCCTTTATTCACTGTTGGTAATCAAATTGTTGAAGCGGTCCAGATTTACGAGCCACTCATTTCTAAAGCAGATTGCTTTGCAGCAGCTGTCGATCTTTTGCGTAAGACTGGTATTCCTGAACCAGAAAAACGTTTTCATTCTTATCCGCATCAGCTATCGGGCGGACAAAGACAGCGTGCGATGATTGCCATGGCTTTGGCATGCAAGCCTCGTCTGTTGATTGCGGATGAGCCTACAACAGCATTGGACGTGAGTTTGCGTTTGCAGATTCTAGATTTACTTAAAGCGCTGCAGGAGGAATCTAAAGACCATGGCGGCATGGGTATTCTGTTGATTACGCATGATCTTAATCTTGTGAAGCACTTTGCGCATCGGGTCGCAGTCTTAAATCAAGGTAACTTAGTTGAGGTTGGAGCGACCAAGCGAGTTTTTGAGCACCCAGAAAATCCGTATACCCAAACTTTGGTGAATAGTGAGCCGGTGCGGGATCTCGCGCCGGTGATGCCGCTTGCCCCAGTCTTGCTGCAAACCGATAATTTATCGGTCTCGTATCCCAGCCTGGATTCAGAATCATGGTTTAAGAAGGCACCTCGGCATTCGGTATTAAAGAAAATTGGTTTTGGCTTGAGGCAAGGTCAGACCATTGGGGTGATCGGTGAGTCTGGCTC comes from Polynucleobacter paneuropaeus and encodes:
- a CDS encoding ABC transporter ATP-binding protein is translated as MNALLRYEDLSISFGTGRREKFAVSHLDLEIGVGERVALVGESGSGKTLTALAPLRLEPEGAKMTGRIWWSGQEDAQQQSATQPVDLLSLPIERIRRIRGREIAMVFQEPMTALNPLFTVGNQIVEAVQIYEPLISKADCFAAAVDLLRKTGIPEPEKRFHSYPHQLSGGQRQRAMIAMALACKPRLLIADEPTTALDVSLRLQILDLLKALQEESKDHGGMGILLITHDLNLVKHFAHRVAVLNQGNLVEVGATKRVFEHPENPYTQTLVNSEPVRDLAPVMPLAPVLLQTDNLSVSYPSLDSESWFKKAPRHSVLKKIGFGLRQGQTIGVIGESGSGKTTLGMAILGLLSDSAAEVTGSVDVLGHDWQKLTSAERRKLRASLQVIFQDPFGSLSPRMTVMQIIVEGLDIHFPKLSSAEREQRVLDILREVGIDRSALTRYPHEFSGGQRQRIAIARALILRPQILVLDEPTSALDVSIQKQVLALLTELQKKYNLAYLMISHDLAVIRAMSHEIMVLKGGKMVEFGETETLIKHPKQTYTKELFEAAEIT